In Hydrogenovibrio thermophilus, the following are encoded in one genomic region:
- a CDS encoding zf-HC2 domain-containing protein, which translates to MTEKLKTTPQEIHAYLDGELSLQERQRFEEALKLDPALRHEVCELRKIKQQMLEHYQKVPVPPRPTFERQGSNRTYWAAAASVALVVALGVFALPYSPADSGMQGVSVVQNEATDSRILLHIDSNQPEKTQALLQKASTLLAENKAQEGVPPMQIEIVANDHGIELFEQDNQSREAIISLLAQYDNLKLIACQRALERRAAKGEPAKLIDGVESDKTAIDEIVNRMQTGWKYYKF; encoded by the coding sequence ATGACGGAAAAATTGAAAACGACACCGCAGGAAATCCATGCCTACCTGGACGGCGAATTATCGTTGCAGGAACGCCAGCGATTTGAAGAAGCATTGAAGTTGGATCCGGCGTTGCGCCATGAGGTGTGCGAGCTGCGTAAAATCAAACAGCAGATGCTGGAGCACTATCAAAAGGTGCCGGTTCCGCCGCGTCCGACGTTTGAACGCCAAGGGTCTAACCGAACTTACTGGGCCGCGGCTGCATCGGTTGCGCTGGTGGTGGCATTGGGCGTCTTTGCATTGCCTTATTCGCCCGCCGATTCGGGGATGCAAGGTGTGTCGGTGGTGCAGAATGAGGCGACCGACAGTCGGATTCTGTTGCATATCGATTCCAACCAGCCGGAAAAAACCCAAGCGCTTTTGCAAAAAGCCAGCACCCTGTTGGCGGAAAACAAAGCGCAGGAGGGTGTGCCGCCGATGCAAATCGAAATCGTGGCCAACGACCATGGCATCGAGTTGTTCGAGCAGGATAATCAGAGCCGTGAAGCCATCATCAGCCTGTTGGCACAATACGACAACCTCAAGTTGATTGCCTGTCAACGGGCTTTGGAACGTCGAGCCGCCAAAGGCGAGCCGGCCAAGTTGATTGACGGTGTCGAGTCGGATAAAACCGCGATCGACGAAATCGTCAACCGTATGCAAACAGGTTGGAAGTACTACAAGTTCTAG
- a CDS encoding chorismate--pyruvate lyase family protein, giving the protein MPDRLHWYPAALFGRLGIEPAYREWLLETGSLTAKIRQACPEMHVTVLSERWEVPLRFEAERLKLADNRKAWVRCVLLKCGDEPLVYGRTVIPDCVPGNAWYRLRQLGNRPLGEILFQLPNVQRTPFEIAHTQSTDWPYLPETEPTRPVYARQSTFTQDGDTLLLSEGFRVRPAGSPPSQVLP; this is encoded by the coding sequence ATGCCTGACCGTTTGCATTGGTACCCGGCCGCGCTGTTCGGACGCCTGGGCATCGAACCCGCTTACCGGGAATGGTTGCTGGAAACCGGTTCCTTGACCGCCAAAATCCGCCAGGCCTGCCCGGAAATGCACGTGACGGTTTTATCGGAAAGATGGGAAGTGCCGTTGCGCTTTGAGGCGGAACGTTTGAAACTGGCCGACAACCGCAAGGCCTGGGTACGATGTGTATTGCTAAAATGCGGCGATGAGCCTTTAGTGTACGGCCGTACCGTGATTCCCGACTGCGTGCCAGGCAATGCTTGGTACCGTCTGCGTCAACTGGGGAATCGTCCTTTGGGCGAAATCCTGTTTCAGCTTCCCAATGTACAACGGACGCCGTTTGAAATCGCCCACACCCAATCGACCGATTGGCCATACTTGCCCGAGACTGAACCGACCAGACCGGTCTATGCAAGGCAATCCACCTTCACACAAGACGGCGACACCCTGTTACTCTCGGAAGGCTTTCGCGTCCGCCCAGCCGGTTCACCGCCGTCTCAAGTACTGCCTTAA